TGAACAAGCCAGCCTTGGCATTGTATGACAGATATAAAAAAGACTATTTTCCTAATGATTACGAAGGTTTTTTAGATCTTATGCGCTCTCTTTATTATGATATTTCTAAGTTTACATCTGATCCAAATTGAGTTAAAGAGCAAAAAGAAAATTTTGATCCTTACTTGTATAATAATCCTGATATTGTTAAACTTGGAACACCTGATATGAATGTTTTTAACGCAATAAAAGAAACTTTGAAAATTATCAATGTTCCAACTTTACTAATTTTAGGTGAAAAAGACGGCGTAATCTTAAGAGAAGAGTGTATTGACTATTTTAAAAAGTATGTAAAAGATGTCGAAACTCACTGGATTCCAAAAACAGGGCATATGACGTATTTAGAAGACTGAGATTCATTTATAAAAATTCTAGAACCATTTTTGGACAAATAATATGAATGTAATTTATAAATATGATTTTGTTTTCAAAGATAACAATAATCCAAATGAAAACATAATTTTCTGTCATGGATTTAATTCATCGCCAAATTCATTTAGAATTTTTGAAAACTACTGAACTAAGTCAAATTATTATGCCTTGCAATTTCCTGGTAATAATCACACTAAAATTAAAGAAGGTGATGAAGCCACTGTTGAGTGTTATTCTAATTTATTAATCAAGTTTATAGAAGATAATAAATTGAAAAACATTATCTTAATAGGCCATTCTATGGGCGGAGGCACCATTTCTCTTGCTTATCAAAAAAGACCTGAATTATTTAAAAAATTAATTTACTTAGCTCCAACAAATAAGTCATCACAAAATGTTACTGAAGCCTTTTTAAGAGATTACTTTCCCAAAACTTTTGATGAATTTATAGGCTTTTTTAAATCGTTATATTATGATGTAACAAAATTTACTTCAAATGAATCTTGAATGAGACTTGTAAAAAATACATTTGATCCATATGATTTTAATAATCCAACAATAGTTGGCTTAGGTCAATATTTAATAAGCAACTATTTTCATGATAAATTAGAGCTTGCTTTACAGTCTGTTAATGTTCCTGCTTTATTGATTTTAGGTGAAGATGATGGAGTAGTAGACAGGGATTTGTGTCTTAATTATTTTAAAGAAAATGTCAAAGGTGTTCAGGCATTATGAATGCCTAAAACAGGACACATGATGTTTGAGGAAGACTGAGAAAACTTTATAAAAATTGTTGAAGAATTTATTAATAGACCTGAATTAGCCAGTCCAAAAGCATTATAAAAAAGCCATAGCGGCTTTTTTAATTTATTTCTGATTTTGAATTCTCTTCTAAAGTTTTTAATGACTCAGTTGGAATAGTTTCGCAAAAACCAAACATTTCAACAATGCCTTTAAATGATGATTCTGGAATTGCTAAATCTTTTAATTGAGAAAAACTTATATTTAAATTGATCTTGTCCTCTTGATCATTTTCAATTTTTTGAACAAATTCAGGATCTGCTACAAAAACAGAGCTTAAGCCCACCAAATCAGAATATTCAAGAGCATCTAAACATTTTTGAGGAGTGTTAATGCCCCCCGATGAGATTATAGGAAGAATGCCCTTAAATTTGTCATAGATAATTTTGTTAACTAACTGCCCCTTATACTCATTTTCTGATCTAACTTTGTTTAAATATATATCATGGCCTCAAGAAGCAATTGCTAAGTAGTTTATCTTGCCCTTTTTAATAATTTCTTCTATAAGTTGGATAAAATCAATTATGCTATATCCTAACTCAGCACCGTATGTTTCTTCAGGAGTAGCACGGAACCCAAAAAGAAAGTTTTCATCTGCATATTGATCAATCACTTTTCTTATTTCTTCAACTATTTCTAGGCACAATCTAGATCTGTTTTCAAAACTGTTTGCTGAATATTCGTCATTGCGCTTGTTAACTATTGAACTAAAAAAAGTTTGAATAAGCAATCTTTGCGCCATTGATATTTCAATTCCATCAAAACCAGCAGCAACAGCTCTTTTAGTTGCGCTTGCATAATCTTTTACAATTTGTTTTATTTGACTTATGCTTAATTCAAATACTTCATGTTCAACAGGGATATGATTTTTTTCGTATGATGGTCCATAAAGATAACCATATTTTTTAAGACTTGCTTTTGAAAATTTACCTGCATGAGCTAGCTGCAAAATTGCAACATTGCCTTTCGATTTCATAGCTTTAGCAAGCTTTTTTAATGATTCAATGTCATCATCACTTTTTGCACTATATCCATATTCAAAAAGCTGACCAAAGTCATCAAAATATGTTCCCCCTGAAATTAATAAAGGTGCGCAATCTGCTCTTCTGGCTGAGTATTTTTCTTCTTCTGTTGTTACTTTTCCATCTTTAGTTGCCAAGCTTAAAGTCATTGGTGAAAGGACAAAACGATTTTTAAGTGTGTAGCTGCCTAATTTAAAAGACCTAAAAAGCTGTGCATATTTATTCATTATCATCCTCGCTTAAAATTGTTTTAACAACATCATCCACACTTATTTCATTAAAGAAGTATTTTTCCAAATTTGCCTGTTTTATAGCATTAGAAAGCTCATCATAATCCATTTTTACACCAACTAAAGCTTTTTCAAGTTCGCTAATATCGGTTTTAGCAAAAAAGTCACCACTGATTTTAATTTTTTCAATTCTTTGACCTTCAACAGCAAGAGAGAAATTAATTGTGCCAATTACAAGTCTTGCATCACGGTTATATTCATATCTAGGACTTAGACCATAGTTTCAGTCTCAGTTTTTGTATTTTGCATTAACTAACTCATCAATTTGTTTTTAGTCATTTTCTGTTAGCACATATCTTTTTACTTTACTTAAATCATCAACATTAAACAATTTTTTGACAACTAAATCCTTAAATTCAAAAATATCCATATTTTTGTATGGCTCATCAAAATAGTCACTTAATGGTGCAATTCTTTGTCTTACTGATTTAATTCCCTTAGCTTCAATTTTCTTTCTATTTGGCTTTAGTACCTGTGACATTGCATCATAATCGATTTTATAAATATAAGTATTTCCACCATAAATTGTGTCACCAATTAGTGCCATCGCCGCACCGCTGACTTTAAATCCATCAATTGTTAAGTCATTTTTACCTGACTGAACAACATTTTTAGCGCCTAATTCCTTAACGATTTTTATGGCTGGCTCTAGGAATTTTTCATAATTTCCTAAAATACTTTCATTATCTTTATACGGAATTAAATAACAAACTCCCATTTGATTACTATCAATATAAATAGCTCCGCCACCAGTGTCCCTGCGAACTATTGGAATGTTATGTTCTTTTAAGTATTTAAAATTCACTTCAACTTCAGGATTTTGAAAATATCCTATTTGCACATAAGGATCTAAAACTGCGGGAAAAGCAACAATTTTATCAAATTTTAAATGACTTAATGCTCAGATTTGTGTAGCAAGATAATACGCACCATCTTTTATATATTTTCCATTTCTAATAGGTTCAACTAAAATCATATATACCCCTATAAAATAGCCATATTCAAAAATATTGATTTATGAAAGAAACATAAATCAATACCATTTTTATTCTTCGTCTAATATTATTTTTGCAACTTCTTCAGCATTTATTTCATTAAAGAAATAACTTTGTAAGTCAGCATCTTTGAAAGCCTTAACCAAGTCTTCATATGTCATTTTTGTGCCAACTAGCGCTTTTTCTAATTCAGTTATATCTTTTTTAGCAAAAAAGTCACCACTGATTTTAATTTTTTCAATTCTTTGACCTTCAACAGCAAGAGAGAAATTAATTGTACCAATTGCAAGTCTTGCATCACGGTTATATTCATATCTAGGACTTAGACCATAGTTTCAGTCTCAGTTTTTGTACTTAGTATTTACTAATTCATCAACTTGTGCTCAGTCTTCTTCAGTTAATTCATAACGTTTTACTTTACTTAAATCATCAACACCAAAAAGCTTTTTAATGACAAGGTCTTTAAATTCAAAAATGTCTAGATTACGGTATGGTTCGTCAAAATAGTCACTTAAAGGAGCCACTCTTTGTCTTATTGATTTAACACCTTTTGCTTCAATTTTTTTACGATTAGGTTTTAATGAATCAACCATTGCGTCATAGTCAACTTTGTATAAAAGAGAGTTACCACCATAAATAACATCGCCATTAAGCATCATGGCAGCACCACTAACTTTTCTGCCGTCAATAGTTAAGTCGTTTTTGTCTGATTGAACAACATCTTTTGCTCCTAGTTCTTTTAACATCTTAATTGTTGGTTCATAAAATTTGTCGTAATTGCCCAAAATATTGTCTTTTTCATCATATGGAATCAAGTAGCAAACGTTAACAGAATTATCATCAATGTAAATTGCGCCACCGCCAGTATTACGACGAACAACTTCCAAGTTGTGCTCTTTTAAATACTTAAAGTTAACTTCAACTTCTGGATTTTGGAAGTAACCTAATTGAATGTGGGGAGCAGCAATACCGGGAAACACTATTTTTTCATTTAGTCTCAAGTGATTCATTGCTCAAATTTGGATAGCTAATCAATATGCACCATCTTTAACATATTTACCATTTCTAATTGGCTCTACTAAAATCATTTTTAACCTCTAATAATTTATTAATAGTTTGTTTGATATCGTCTGTTCAAACATAAGTTCTTTGTCTTATTTCTTGCGGAGTTCTATAAGATTTATTATTCATTGCAACATATTTTGAGTTAGAAAACTCTTTGGTCATTTCTCAAAAAGGAAACTTAATTAATGTTGGAGTAGAAAACCCGACCCCTATTTCTCAAAAAAGTATTTTTTGACCTTTATGCCTATGAATAAAGTCTTCATACATTTTTTTCTCTTCAAAAAAACGTTTATCTTCAACCATTCCTTTACCTTTTAGACGTTTATTAACTTCTAAAAAGTTATTACACTTAGGGCAGCGTGGAATAAGCCCTAAAGGAACTTTCATGTCTTTTTGCTTTTCGATCATTTCATAAACAGCTTTATCATTTGAATAAAGTGTGTTATGGCACATTTTTGAGCACTGAAGCAAGTTGTATTTGCCTTGAATATAAAATATTTTGTCTTCTTCAAAGTCTGCAGCTTCTAATGAGTTATCACTATTTGTTGTGATTATGTGATAGTTTTTGCCCTTTAAATATTCTTTTAGTTTCAAAAAGCTTTCACTTGCAGGCTGGT
This sequence is a window from Mycoplasmopsis agalactiae PG2. Protein-coding genes within it:
- a CDS encoding alpha/beta fold hydrolase — protein: MKPIYKYNVVFKDNNNPNENIIFCHGLNSTADRFDIFKNYWTKSNYYSLQFPASNLTPVLEGDEPSVFCFAKLLVEFVEKNNLKNVTLIGHSLGGGTISLAYQLRPDLFKKLVYLAPMNKPALALYDRYKKDYFPNDYEGFLDLMRSLYYDISKFTSDPNWVKEQKENFDPYLYNNPDIVKLGTPDMNVFNAIKETLKIINVPTLLILGEKDGVILREECIDYFKKYVKDVETHWIPKTGHMTYLEDWDSFIKILEPFLDK
- a CDS encoding alpha/beta fold hydrolase; the protein is MNVIYKYDFVFKDNNNPNENIIFCHGFNSSPNSFRIFENYWTKSNYYALQFPGNNHTKIKEGDEATVECYSNLLIKFIEDNKLKNIILIGHSMGGGTISLAYQKRPELFKKLIYLAPTNKSSQNVTEAFLRDYFPKTFDEFIGFFKSLYYDVTKFTSNESWMRLVKNTFDPYDFNNPTIVGLGQYLISNYFHDKLELALQSVNVPALLILGEDDGVVDRDLCLNYFKENVKGVQALWMPKTGHMMFEEDWENFIKIVEEFINRPELASPKAL
- a CDS encoding NADH-dependent flavin oxidoreductase gives rise to the protein MNKYAQLFRSFKLGSYTLKNRFVLSPMTLSLATKDGKVTTEEEKYSARRADCAPLLISGGTYFDDFGQLFEYGYSAKSDDDIESLKKLAKAMKSKGNVAILQLAHAGKFSKASLKKYGYLYGPSYEKNHIPVEHEVFELSISQIKQIVKDYASATKRAVAAGFDGIEISMAQRLLIQTFFSSIVNKRNDEYSANSFENRSRLCLEIVEEIRKVIDQYADENFLFGFRATPEETYGAELGYSIIDFIQLIEEIIKKGKINYLAIASWGHDIYLNKVRSENEYKGQLVNKIIYDKFKGILPIISSGGINTPQKCLDALEYSDLVGLSSVFVADPEFVQKIENDQEDKINLNISFSQLKDLAIPESSFKGIVEMFGFCETIPTESLKTLEENSKSEIN
- a CDS encoding lipoate--protein ligase, producing the protein MILVEPIRNGKYVKDGAYWLAIQIWAMNHLRLNEKIVFPGIAAPHIQLGYFQNPEVEVNFKYLKEHNLEVVRRNTGGGAIYIDDNSVNVCYLIPYDEKDNILGNYDKFYEPTIKMLKELGAKDVVQSDKNDLTIDGRKVSGAAMMLNGDVIYGGNSLLYKVDYDAMVDSLKPNRKKIEAKGVKSIRQRVAPLSDYFDEPYRNLDIFEFKDLVIKKLFGVDDLSKVKRYELTEEDWAQVDELVNTKYKNWDWNYGLSPRYEYNRDARLAIGTINFSLAVEGQRIEKIKISGDFFAKKDITELEKALVGTKMTYEDLVKAFKDADLQSYFFNEINAEEVAKIILDEE
- a CDS encoding SIR2 family NAD-dependent protein deacylase — encoded protein: MLTLNSVKELDSLINEADAIVIGIGSGMTSADGIGYSGQRFVQNFKDFIDEFKFLDMLQASVYHFDDIQNYWAFHSRFMKLNYFDQPASESFLKLKEYLKGKNYHIITTNSDNSLEAADFEEDKIFYIQGKYNLLQCSKMCHNTLYSNDKAVYEMIEKQKDMKVPLGLIPRCPKCNNFLEVNKRLKGKGMVEDKRFFEEKKMYEDFIHRHKGQKILFWEIGVGFSTPTLIKFPFWEMTKEFSNSKYVAMNNKSYRTPQEIRQRTYVWTDDIKQTINKLLEVKNDFSRAN